In Salvia splendens isolate huo1 unplaced genomic scaffold, SspV2 ctg408, whole genome shotgun sequence, a genomic segment contains:
- the LOC121790084 gene encoding probable inactive purple acid phosphatase 16 isoform X4, whose product MPRHLIFSYLSLIIAAAAMREGNFRMREGAPFKIALFADLHFGEDAWTEWGPIQDFNSMGVMSIVLDDEQPDFVVYLGDVITANNIMIANASLYWDQALSPTRARGIPWSTIFGNHDDAPFEWPLDWFSQAGIPQLSCARGSDCSFRGTTRLELMRNEIERNSLSFSTDGPRNLWPSVSNYVLKLSSTSNARDPVALMYFLDSGGGSYPEIISNAQVKWFQEKSREINPHSRVPEIIFWHIPSKAYEKVAIGVQCVGSIFWESVAAQEAEMGMMKALEKRDSVKGITMGWIGAALIGRCGCASLDTRATGGTGTGREARGFSR is encoded by the exons ATGCCGAGGCATTTGATTTTCTCCTATCTCTCGCTGATCATCGCTGCTGCGGCGATGCGGGAGGGCAATTTCCGGATGCGGGAGGGCGCACCGTTTAAGATAGCGCTGTTCGCGGACCTTCACTTCGGCGAGGACGCGTGGACGGAGTGGGGCCCGATTCAGGACTTCAATTCTATGGGGGTTATGTCTATTGTACTAGACGATGAACAACCAG ATTTTGTGGTCTATCTTGGAGATGTGATCACAGCCAACAATATAATGATTGCAAACGCGAGCTTGTACTGGGATCAAGCTCTCTCACCAACGAGGGCGAGGGGGATCCCGTGGTCTACTATCTTTGGCAACCACGACGATGCCCCCTTTGAGTGGCCCTTGGACTGGTTTTCACAAGCCGGGATTCCTCAACTCTCGTGTGCTC gTGGTTCGGATTGTAGTTTCAGAGGCACGACGCGTCTGGAGTTGATGAGGAATGAGATCGAGCGCAACTCACTGTCCTTCTCCACCGACGGGCCAAGGAATCTATGGCCTAGCGTCTCAAACTATGTCCTCAAGCTCTCCTCCACGAGTAATGCTCGGGATCCGGTGGCCTTGATGTACTTCCTCGACTCTGGGGGTGGCTCGTATCCAGAGATCATATCCAACGCGCAAGTCAAGTGGTTTCAGGAGAAGTCTCGGGAGATCAACCCTCACTCGAG GGTTCCTGAGATCATATTCTGGCACATCCCGAGCAAGGCGTACGAGAAGGTAGCGATAGGAGTGCAGTGTGTGGGCTCGATTTTCTGGGAGAGTGTTGCTGCTCAAGAAGCAGAGATGGGGATGATGAAGGCTCTTGAGAAGAGGGACTCTGTCAAG GGCATAACCATGGGCTGGATTGGTGCTGCCCTCATAGGAAGATGTGGCTGTGCTTCGCTCGACACACGGGCTACGGGGGGTACGGGAACTGGGCGAGAGGCGCGAGGGTTCTCGAGATAA
- the LOC121790084 gene encoding probable inactive purple acid phosphatase 16 isoform X3 — protein MPRHLIFSYLSLIIAAAAMREGNFRMREGAPFKIALFADLHFGEDAWTEWGPIQDFNSMGVMSIVLDDEQPDFVVYLGDVITANNIMIANASLYWDQALSPTRARGIPWSTIFGNHDDAPFEWPLDWFSQAGIPQLSCARGSDCSFRGTTRLELMRNEIERNSLSFSTDGPRNLWPSVSNYVLKLSSTSNARDPVALMYFLDSGGGSYPEIISNAQVKWFQEKSREINPHSRVPEIIFWHIPSKAYEKVAIGVQCVGSIFWESVAAQEAEMGMMKALEKRDSVKEDVAVLRSTHGLRGVRELGERREGSRDKAAAILSQVMDQNGGWEHPQ, from the exons ATGCCGAGGCATTTGATTTTCTCCTATCTCTCGCTGATCATCGCTGCTGCGGCGATGCGGGAGGGCAATTTCCGGATGCGGGAGGGCGCACCGTTTAAGATAGCGCTGTTCGCGGACCTTCACTTCGGCGAGGACGCGTGGACGGAGTGGGGCCCGATTCAGGACTTCAATTCTATGGGGGTTATGTCTATTGTACTAGACGATGAACAACCAG ATTTTGTGGTCTATCTTGGAGATGTGATCACAGCCAACAATATAATGATTGCAAACGCGAGCTTGTACTGGGATCAAGCTCTCTCACCAACGAGGGCGAGGGGGATCCCGTGGTCTACTATCTTTGGCAACCACGACGATGCCCCCTTTGAGTGGCCCTTGGACTGGTTTTCACAAGCCGGGATTCCTCAACTCTCGTGTGCTC gTGGTTCGGATTGTAGTTTCAGAGGCACGACGCGTCTGGAGTTGATGAGGAATGAGATCGAGCGCAACTCACTGTCCTTCTCCACCGACGGGCCAAGGAATCTATGGCCTAGCGTCTCAAACTATGTCCTCAAGCTCTCCTCCACGAGTAATGCTCGGGATCCGGTGGCCTTGATGTACTTCCTCGACTCTGGGGGTGGCTCGTATCCAGAGATCATATCCAACGCGCAAGTCAAGTGGTTTCAGGAGAAGTCTCGGGAGATCAACCCTCACTCGAG GGTTCCTGAGATCATATTCTGGCACATCCCGAGCAAGGCGTACGAGAAGGTAGCGATAGGAGTGCAGTGTGTGGGCTCGATTTTCTGGGAGAGTGTTGCTGCTCAAGAAGCAGAGATGGGGATGATGAAGGCTCTTGAGAAGAGGGACTCTGTCAAG GAAGATGTGGCTGTGCTTCGCTCGACACACGGGCTACGGGGGGTACGGGAACTGGGCGAGAGGCGCGAGGGTTCTCGAGATAAAGCAGCAGCCATTCTCTCTCAGGTCATGGATCAGAATGGAGGATGGGAGCACCCACAGTGA
- the LOC121790084 gene encoding probable inactive purple acid phosphatase 16 isoform X5 codes for MPRHLIFSYLSLIIAAAAMREGNFRMREGAPFKIALFADLHFGEDAWTEWGPIQDFNSMGVMSIVLDDEQPDFVVYLGDVITANNIMIANASLYWDQALSPTRARGIPWSTIFGNHDDAPFEWPLDWFSQAGIPQLSCARGSDCSFRGTTRLELMRNEIERNSLSFSTDGPRNLWPSVSNYVLKLSSTSNARDPVALMYFLDSGGGSYPEIISNAQVKWFQEKSREINPHSRVPEIIFWHIPSKAYEKVAIGVQCVGSIFWESVAAQEAEMGMMKALEKRDSVKCL; via the exons ATGCCGAGGCATTTGATTTTCTCCTATCTCTCGCTGATCATCGCTGCTGCGGCGATGCGGGAGGGCAATTTCCGGATGCGGGAGGGCGCACCGTTTAAGATAGCGCTGTTCGCGGACCTTCACTTCGGCGAGGACGCGTGGACGGAGTGGGGCCCGATTCAGGACTTCAATTCTATGGGGGTTATGTCTATTGTACTAGACGATGAACAACCAG ATTTTGTGGTCTATCTTGGAGATGTGATCACAGCCAACAATATAATGATTGCAAACGCGAGCTTGTACTGGGATCAAGCTCTCTCACCAACGAGGGCGAGGGGGATCCCGTGGTCTACTATCTTTGGCAACCACGACGATGCCCCCTTTGAGTGGCCCTTGGACTGGTTTTCACAAGCCGGGATTCCTCAACTCTCGTGTGCTC gTGGTTCGGATTGTAGTTTCAGAGGCACGACGCGTCTGGAGTTGATGAGGAATGAGATCGAGCGCAACTCACTGTCCTTCTCCACCGACGGGCCAAGGAATCTATGGCCTAGCGTCTCAAACTATGTCCTCAAGCTCTCCTCCACGAGTAATGCTCGGGATCCGGTGGCCTTGATGTACTTCCTCGACTCTGGGGGTGGCTCGTATCCAGAGATCATATCCAACGCGCAAGTCAAGTGGTTTCAGGAGAAGTCTCGGGAGATCAACCCTCACTCGAG GGTTCCTGAGATCATATTCTGGCACATCCCGAGCAAGGCGTACGAGAAGGTAGCGATAGGAGTGCAGTGTGTGGGCTCGATTTTCTGGGAGAGTGTTGCTGCTCAAGAAGCAGAGATGGGGATGATGAAGGCTCTTGAGAAGAGGGACTCTGTCAAG TGTTTGTAG
- the LOC121790084 gene encoding probable inactive purple acid phosphatase 16 isoform X2, producing the protein MPRHLIFSYLSLIIAAAAMREGNFRMREGAPFKIALFADLHFGEDAWTEWGPIQDFNSMGVMSIVLDDEQPDFVVYLGDVITANNIMIANASLYWDQALSPTRARGIPWSTIFGNHDDAPFEWPLDWFSQAGIPQLSCARGSDCSFRGTTRLELMRNEIERNSLSFSTDGPRNLWPSVSNYVLKLSSTSNARDPVALMYFLDSGGGSYPEIISNAQVKWFQEKSREINPHSRVPEIIFWHIPSKAYEKVAIGVQCVGSIFWESVAAQEAEMGMMKALEKRDSVKAVFVGHNHGLDWCCPHRKMWLCFARHTGYGGYGNWARGARVLEIKQQPFSLRSWIRMEDGSTHSED; encoded by the exons ATGCCGAGGCATTTGATTTTCTCCTATCTCTCGCTGATCATCGCTGCTGCGGCGATGCGGGAGGGCAATTTCCGGATGCGGGAGGGCGCACCGTTTAAGATAGCGCTGTTCGCGGACCTTCACTTCGGCGAGGACGCGTGGACGGAGTGGGGCCCGATTCAGGACTTCAATTCTATGGGGGTTATGTCTATTGTACTAGACGATGAACAACCAG ATTTTGTGGTCTATCTTGGAGATGTGATCACAGCCAACAATATAATGATTGCAAACGCGAGCTTGTACTGGGATCAAGCTCTCTCACCAACGAGGGCGAGGGGGATCCCGTGGTCTACTATCTTTGGCAACCACGACGATGCCCCCTTTGAGTGGCCCTTGGACTGGTTTTCACAAGCCGGGATTCCTCAACTCTCGTGTGCTC gTGGTTCGGATTGTAGTTTCAGAGGCACGACGCGTCTGGAGTTGATGAGGAATGAGATCGAGCGCAACTCACTGTCCTTCTCCACCGACGGGCCAAGGAATCTATGGCCTAGCGTCTCAAACTATGTCCTCAAGCTCTCCTCCACGAGTAATGCTCGGGATCCGGTGGCCTTGATGTACTTCCTCGACTCTGGGGGTGGCTCGTATCCAGAGATCATATCCAACGCGCAAGTCAAGTGGTTTCAGGAGAAGTCTCGGGAGATCAACCCTCACTCGAG GGTTCCTGAGATCATATTCTGGCACATCCCGAGCAAGGCGTACGAGAAGGTAGCGATAGGAGTGCAGTGTGTGGGCTCGATTTTCTGGGAGAGTGTTGCTGCTCAAGAAGCAGAGATGGGGATGATGAAGGCTCTTGAGAAGAGGGACTCTGTCAAG GCAGTGTTTGTAGGGCATAACCATGGGCTGGATTGGTGCTGCCCTCATAGGAAGATGTGGCTGTGCTTCGCTCGACACACGGGCTACGGGGGGTACGGGAACTGGGCGAGAGGCGCGAGGGTTCTCGAGATAAAGCAGCAGCCATTCTCTCTCAGGTCATGGATCAGAATGGAGGATGGGAGCACCCACAGTGAG GATTGA
- the LOC121790084 gene encoding probable inactive purple acid phosphatase 16 isoform X1, with translation MPRHLIFSYLSLIIAAAAMREGNFRMREGAPFKIALFADLHFGEDAWTEWGPIQDFNSMGVMSIVLDDEQPDFVVYLGDVITANNIMIANASLYWDQALSPTRARGIPWSTIFGNHDDAPFEWPLDWFSQAGIPQLSCARGSDCSFRGTTRLELMRNEIERNSLSFSTDGPRNLWPSVSNYVLKLSSTSNARDPVALMYFLDSGGGSYPEIISNAQVKWFQEKSREINPHSRVPEIIFWHIPSKAYEKVAIGVQCVGSIFWESVAAQEAEMGMMKALEKRDSVKAVFVGHNHGLDWCCPHRKMWLCFARHTGYGGYGNWARGARVLEIKQQPFSLRSWIRMEDGSTHSEVILSS, from the exons ATGCCGAGGCATTTGATTTTCTCCTATCTCTCGCTGATCATCGCTGCTGCGGCGATGCGGGAGGGCAATTTCCGGATGCGGGAGGGCGCACCGTTTAAGATAGCGCTGTTCGCGGACCTTCACTTCGGCGAGGACGCGTGGACGGAGTGGGGCCCGATTCAGGACTTCAATTCTATGGGGGTTATGTCTATTGTACTAGACGATGAACAACCAG ATTTTGTGGTCTATCTTGGAGATGTGATCACAGCCAACAATATAATGATTGCAAACGCGAGCTTGTACTGGGATCAAGCTCTCTCACCAACGAGGGCGAGGGGGATCCCGTGGTCTACTATCTTTGGCAACCACGACGATGCCCCCTTTGAGTGGCCCTTGGACTGGTTTTCACAAGCCGGGATTCCTCAACTCTCGTGTGCTC gTGGTTCGGATTGTAGTTTCAGAGGCACGACGCGTCTGGAGTTGATGAGGAATGAGATCGAGCGCAACTCACTGTCCTTCTCCACCGACGGGCCAAGGAATCTATGGCCTAGCGTCTCAAACTATGTCCTCAAGCTCTCCTCCACGAGTAATGCTCGGGATCCGGTGGCCTTGATGTACTTCCTCGACTCTGGGGGTGGCTCGTATCCAGAGATCATATCCAACGCGCAAGTCAAGTGGTTTCAGGAGAAGTCTCGGGAGATCAACCCTCACTCGAG GGTTCCTGAGATCATATTCTGGCACATCCCGAGCAAGGCGTACGAGAAGGTAGCGATAGGAGTGCAGTGTGTGGGCTCGATTTTCTGGGAGAGTGTTGCTGCTCAAGAAGCAGAGATGGGGATGATGAAGGCTCTTGAGAAGAGGGACTCTGTCAAG GCAGTGTTTGTAGGGCATAACCATGGGCTGGATTGGTGCTGCCCTCATAGGAAGATGTGGCTGTGCTTCGCTCGACACACGGGCTACGGGGGGTACGGGAACTGGGCGAGAGGCGCGAGGGTTCTCGAGATAAAGCAGCAGCCATTCTCTCTCAGGTCATGGATCAGAATGGAGGATGGGAGCACCCACAGTGAGGTCATCCTCAGCTCCTGA